In the Gracilimonas sp. genome, CTTCTGTTAAATCCACATTGTCTTGGATATCAGTTATCATCTCATCCAAAGCTGTGTAATCCTCTTGACTTAACTCATCAACATTCCCAAACCTTGCCCCTTCAAGACTATTAAATGATCCTGCGGAACTATTGGCGTTTCTGTCTCTATCGTATTCTGAGCTAGTGAACCCAATTGAGCCAGTATATTTAACTATATCATTCACATTTGCTGATACAGTTGTTCTTAAGCTATGCCGTATTTCTTCATTATTTTTCCTAAACCCGTCATTGTCTAGCATGGAACCGCCAAAAGAGTAGGTAATGTCTTCACTACCTCCACTTGCAGACATCTTATATTCTTGTACAACTCCTGTTTCAAATAAAATATCAGCAGTTCTGTCAAAAAACAGAAAGTCTTCTGTTCCTTTAGTTATCCCAAGGTTACTTTCGAAAGTAAAATTGCTAGCTCCTCTTACTCCTTTCTTTGTAAATATTTGAATTACGCCATTCGCAGCATCTGCTCCATATAAAGTAGTTGCAGCTCCTCCCTTAATGAACTCTATCCTTTCTATATTCTCCAAAGGAATATCAGCAACTGAAGAACTTTCAGCCCCACCAGTTGCAATAGATTGATTTGCTCCAGTAGTATTATCTACTCGAACACCATCTATATAGATTACCGGTGTTGAAGAAGTTAATGCTGAATTTACACCCCGGCCCCTTATCAATGAGGCTGTACCAGGTTGTCCTGAAGACAATCTTATTTGTGAGTTTGGCAGGTTAGCCTGTAAAACTTGGTCTAACCGTATTGCAGGAATAGATTCAAGATCTTTTGCACTTATAACATCAACCGTCGTAGATAAGCGCTTCTTGTCAATTGCCTGTCCCTGCCCTGTGACCACAATTTCTTCGAGACCAGCGATATCCTCTTCTAAAGAAATATCTAAAGTCTCAGAACCATCAACATTTATAGTAAGATCCTGCCGGAGATATCCTATATAAGTTACTCTGACATTGTATGTACCATAAGGGATGTCGGAAATTGTAAACCCTCCATTCACATCTGATGAAGCCCCTCTACCTAATTCGGAAATATATATATTCGCGCCAGGTAATTCTTCACCTGTTACTGCATCAACTATTGTGCCTGTTATAGAACCACTTTGGGCGTAAGCCGTAGTAGTCCAAAACAATGCTAAAACCAGAAATAGTAGCTTTCTAATCATAAAAACCTCTTTTAGTTTATGTTTTTTTAATTATTTAAGTAATGACTATTGATAAGTCATCACGATAAATAAGAGGTGATTAGATTGGATAAAACTTAATGTGATAACACGGTTACTATTTATGGATATCCTGCACTGTTATAAGGAGAAGCTGAATTTCCAGAAAGGTAAAATTATCTAATTGAAGCTCTCTTTTTCCATTTTCTTTAAAAACCCGTTGTAACTACGGCTCATTCTTAATTCAGTCCCATCTTTCATTATCACATTGTAATCTCCGTAAAGCAACTCTACAAATTTGTCGACACAGTCCAGATTAATAAAAGTAGATTTATGAATTTGGTAAAATTTATTTTGATCAAGTTGCTCCAATAGACCACTCAGAGTGCTTCTAATCATATACTTTTTCTTTTCAAAGACAATTTTGACATAATTACCCGATGACTCCACCCATTCAATATCATATTGCCCTATAATCTTTACATCTTTCCCACTTTTTAAAACGAATCTATCACTGTTTTTTTGATCTGCACTAGAAACTATATTCTTATTATTAGCTAAAAGTCTTTTATATCTAATGTTATACTTTGCTTTTTCAATGATAGTTAAAACTCTTTCTTCATCAATTGGCTTGTGAATATAATCGAATGCATTAACCTCAAAAGCACGTACTGCATATTTACTGAAAGCCGTTACAAAGACTATTAGCGGAACATTGAATTCAATTTCTGAAAGTACATCAAATCCATTTTTTGCAGGCATTTCTATATCTAAAAAAACCAAATCTGGCCGTAATTTATTAATCTCATCAATAGCTTCTTCACTATCATTGTAGCAACCAATTATGGTTACAGTTTTTTCTGCCGTTAAAATTTGTTGTATTCGTTCTACACTATATTTCTCATCATCAACAATAGCTACTTTTAAAAAATCATGGCTATCCATATTACTTGATATATTTAAACTTAGTTCATTTTACCCTTGTCACTCAACAGTTTTAGACCGAATAAACTGAATAAATGTTACACTCATAACTCCCTAAGTTTGCTAGAATGTGATAACTCGCTTCCTGTTGGTGACCTCTCGCACTCAATCGGATAAAGAATGTCGTAAATTAATTTAATAGTCGTATCAATTTTCCAGATTTCAATTACCAAACATTTCAATCCAAGACTGTGAACAAAAAATATTTTAATCAATTCAAACTAGAAAAACCCCTTTTATATGTTTTAACTGGGCTTTGTTTAGTTACAATGTTTATTACCTTCATTAAAATAGTATACTTCTATAACATTTGGCCAACACAGTTAAATCGTCAAGTATGGGAAATATTACTCGAAGATTTAACAATTGATATTTTGACCTTTACTAGCTTTTCTGTTTTTATTCTATACTCTACAAGCTATTTTTTTTTTAAAGAATACAATGGTTTTATAATCATTAGTTTTCATCTTTTCTTTTCATTTGTTTCAAGTCTTATTGCTCATGTACTTGATGTAGTTTCTTCACTTTCTTTTGGATCAATAACAATCGATACAATATTTAATTACAATCATATAACAGCTGTATTTAGAGATGTTGACCGTAATTTCTTCCTGTATTTCTCTATTCTATCCATCGCATACATATATCACTACTATAAGCAGTATAGGGTAGCAGAATTCGAACGAGTTGAAACCAATCATAAACTTACAATTGCAAATCTAAATTTGATTCAATCACAGCTCGAACCTCATCTTCTCTTTAATACGTTGAATAGTATAAGCTCTCTCGTTTATTCTGATAAAGATAAGGCCGTTAAAACGATTACTAATTTAGGTGACATTTTAAGGGCAACATTAATGCTTCGTGACACACAATTTATAAGTGTCAAAGAAGAGATATCTTATTTAAGTAACTATATTGAAATATTGAATCTAAAATTCAATGACCGAATAATATTAAGGGAAAAAATCAACAAAGAGACAATCGATAAAAAAATACCTTCCTTAATTTTACAACCAATTATTGAAAATGCTGTAAAGCATGGTCTAAATGATTCCAATACTGATTTAGAAATATTGTTATTTACAGATATTGATAAAGAAGGAAAACTTGTCATTGATATAAAAAATTCGGGAAGTAAAATTAACCCTAAGGCTGATTTCAATAAAGAAAATTTAAAAAAGGGATTATCTTTAGTAAAGCAGAGGCTATCTTTGATTTACAAGAAAGGATTTACTTTTGACATTCAAAACTTAGATGATCCAATCTTCAATGTCGGGGTAAAAATTGTAATTGATGAACCTAAAATTGACCTCCTTAAATATAATTAATTATCCGGCATATTAATTTTGGGTGCACCTTATCACTTTTTAAAAGCATCTAATCACTCTAAATAGATATAAATATTGTCAAATATTTATAATCTGACGGCATTACAACAAACATCACATAGTGTTCTCGTTAATGCCAATTAGCCTTGATGCTTAAAAGTTATCCACAAAGGTAGTAGCTTACCTCAGCATAGTAGCTTTTCT is a window encoding:
- a CDS encoding LytTR family DNA-binding domain-containing protein, whose amino-acid sequence is MDSHDFLKVAIVDDEKYSVERIQQILTAEKTVTIIGCYNDSEEAIDEINKLRPDLVFLDIEMPAKNGFDVLSEIEFNVPLIVFVTAFSKYAVRAFEVNAFDYIHKPIDEERVLTIIEKAKYNIRYKRLLANNKNIVSSADQKNSDRFVLKSGKDVKIIGQYDIEWVESSGNYVKIVFEKKKYMIRSTLSGLLEQLDQNKFYQIHKSTFINLDCVDKFVELLYGDYNVIMKDGTELRMSRSYNGFLKKMEKESFN
- a CDS encoding histidine kinase; translated protein: MNKKYFNQFKLEKPLLYVLTGLCLVTMFITFIKIVYFYNIWPTQLNRQVWEILLEDLTIDILTFTSFSVFILYSTSYFFFKEYNGFIIISFHLFFSFVSSLIAHVLDVVSSLSFGSITIDTIFNYNHITAVFRDVDRNFFLYFSILSIAYIYHYYKQYRVAEFERVETNHKLTIANLNLIQSQLEPHLLFNTLNSISSLVYSDKDKAVKTITNLGDILRATLMLRDTQFISVKEEISYLSNYIEILNLKFNDRIILREKINKETIDKKIPSLILQPIIENAVKHGLNDSNTDLEILLFTDIDKEGKLVIDIKNSGSKINPKADFNKENLKKGLSLVKQRLSLIYKKGFTFDIQNLDDPIFNVGVKIVIDEPKIDLLKYN